The window ATTGTAGCTAATTAATGGGTAAACCGTCTGTCCTTTATAGGGGATAGACGGTTTTTTAGATGAAAATCACCGTGAAATTAGGATGTTAAGATGAGTTTAGTTATAATATATATTATTAAATTTAAAGCAAAAGTGAGGAAAAAGTGATGTCAAATATTCCTGAAATTACAACAGAAGATTTAAAAAAGAAGTTAGAAACGGGAGAAGATGTTCTTCTTGTAGACGTTCGTGAAGATGAAGAAGTAGAAATGGGAATGATTCCAAACGCAAAGCACATTAAAATGGGAGATATTCCAGCAAACCTTGATAAGTTAGACAAAGAAAAAGAATATGTTTTCATCTGTCGTTCTGGAAGACGAAGTGAAAATGTTTGTGCATACTTACAAGATCAAGGTTATAAAGTACGTAACATGGTCGGCGGTATGCTAGAGTGGGAAGGCGAAGTCAAGTAAGTTATTAGTGGTTAGTTACTAGTGATTAGGAAAACCAACTGATAAGGGGGCAGGTCAAAAAACTGCCCCCTTTTAATTATGCATTAGCCAATTAGGGTAGCTGAATTTAGGTTTGCTCAGGAGACATTTTGCCTCCAAGCTAACCACTAACCATTATATAACTCCATTTTTCATCCACTCACGCAAACGAAAACTGCCGAATGTAGCAACAGCAAAAATTGCTCCTGCAAACGTGACATACAAACTAATCTGTCCCGAATCCCTCAAACTTTGTAAATTCACGATAATATAAATAACTATCCCAATCCAAACAACATGCATAAAAATATTCGGAAGTAAAACCGAAGCTCTACTTTTCTTTACTTCTTTTAAGCTCACCATACATCACCTCAACTTACCTAGTCCGTTTCATAATGTATTACTACTATACGAAAAACGAATAATCACAGCAAATTTTTATTGAAAACAACTTTAAAAACGAATAAATAACTCCGTATAATAGTATAACAATCGTTCCTCACTAAACGAACCGTAATTATGAAATTGATTAAACTATCTATAGTTATTATGAATCAATCAAATAAAAAGTAAAGTATTCGAATGAAAATCACCTAATAGATATTTTATGTTAACGCAATATTTTTTGATTTACTATTTAGCTGTTGATTTCCGGGCAAGGCGGAGACTCCTGCGGGAGAAGCGGAGAGCGGGAGACCCCACAGGCGAAGCCGAGGAGTAGGTTTTTTCACGACAGTGAAAATAACCTACCTTTTTACCGCCCGCGGAAAGCGTAGTCTTGCACGGAAATCAACAGCGGTGATTAAAGGAATTTATTTGAAAAATCTTTCGACAAGCGCATCTATTCGTCCAAATGCATGTATAAAATGAAAAAAATTCGTTATATATAGTAGTAAAGCGAGGTGCGTAAGTAATGATTCAAATAAAAGTATTTGATGAAGAACATGAAAAAGACTTAGAAGAGAAAGTGAATTATTTTTTACGTGGCATTGCAGATAGAGATCTAGTAGACATAAAATATCAAATTAGTTGTATAGGGGAAGAAAACGATCAAATATATTGCTTTTCCGCAATGGTCATATATAGAGCGTGATAACATTTAGAAAATTAAATGTTTATCACGCTCTTATTTTGGTTATTTAACATATATAAGCTTGTAACATTCAATAGGTAAACTCGTCTAACATATAAATAAAAAATAAAGGAGACTATTACTATGAAAAAAATAGAAAATATTCAAGACAATCACTTTTTTGTTGAAATGAGCTACTACGGTGTTGGCCTAGGTATGGTTTTACTATTTGTATCAGTAGTAACTTCGTAGGCTGGCCGCCTTTTTACCGGCGTTCAAGCCTGCAAGTCTACCTGTAACTAATGCAGACGTTATATTGTATCCACCTGTATAACCGTGGATATCCAATATCTCACCACAGAAATATAGCCCTTCGGTTAATTTAGAAGACATTTCTTTAGGATGAATTTCTTTGACAGAAACACCACCACCTGTAACGAACGCTTTTTCTAATGGAAGAGTTCCATTTACAAAGAATTGAAACTGTTTACATGCCTTAGAGAACTCTCTCATTTTTTCTTGAGAAACAGTTGAACCAAGAGCCTGGGCATCAATCTCGCTTTGTTCTAATAAAAACAGTAAATATCTTTCTGGCACAAGCCCTTTTAAACTATTTTTCACGGCTTTTTTAGCATCTTCTTTTAAACGTTTGTTCACTTCTTGAAAAACGTTTTCTTCATTTTGGTATGGTAATACATCTAAACTTACTGTGACTTTATTAACATTGAATTTTTTCATCGTTTTCACTACATATTGACTACACCTTAAAACAGCGGGACCTGATATCCCAAAATGTGTGAATATCATATCCATTTGATGTGTTTTGACTATTTTTCCTTTAGGGTTTAAAACGCTTAAGGCCACGTCTCGCAAAGAAAGCCCTTGTAGCTCTTTTGCTTTAATAAACGGCTCACTTGAAGTTAGAGGGACTTCGGTAGGAAATAGTTCTGTTATTGTATGACCAGCTTTTTCAGCCCAAGCATAACCGTCCCCGGTTGAACCAGTGTGTGGAACAGAAGCACCTCCAACTGCAATAACGACAGCTGATGTTAAAATCCGTTCACCATCTTTTAATAAAACACTGTCCACCATACCGTCTTTGTAATCTACCGTTTTTACTGGAGTATTAGTACGAATGTCTACTTTTAATTTTTTTAATAAAGAAATTAACGCATCGACTACACTTTGAGCCTTGTCTGTAACGGGAAACATTCTACCATGGTCTTCTTCTTTTAACTCAATTCCAAGCCCTTCAAAGAATCGAATTATATCTTCGTTACTAAATTCAGAAAAAGCACTATATAAAAATCTGCCGTTACCTGGAATGTGCTTTATAATCTCTTCTACTGGAAGTCTATTTGTTACATTGCATCTACCTCCACCAGAAATCGCAAGCTTTCTTCCGAGTTTATTTCCTTTATCAATTAATAACACTTTTACTTTTTGCTCTGCAGCTGCAATAGCAGCCATTAAGCCGGATGGACCTCCACCAATTATTACTACATCATATTTCATTTTTTCACCAACCATTTTCTTTTCTATTCGTATTATATCCTTTCTTGCAAAATAGGCAAAACTGTCTTGTCTACATTTCTAGACATTCCATTCTTTTTTCGTTAGTCTGTAGGAAATAAAGAAAAAAAGTGGTGTGAAAAATGAATGAAAATACAAGTATTGATGCACACATTCCAGAGGATGGAGGATGGACAGAGGAAAATGGTAAATCTATTTTACTTCTTTCTATTCCATCATCCAAAAGCTATATAAACAAAACAGTTCATAAGTTTTCTTATAAATGGGTGTATGACCGGGAAGAAAAGGCATACGTACTAATAATAGAAGCAAATAATACGAATCCTTTCGCTATCATTTTCCATGAAAAGCATGCTGGCCAACTTTTACTAGATGCAGATGCTTATGGGGAGTTTATTCTTTATGTAACTAGTGAATTAATAGAAGAGATAGATGAAAACACTTCATACCTAATTTTACCTAAAATAAAATTAACGAGAAATGTGCTAGCTGGCTGGTGAAAAATAAATCCTAACTAGTATATTTTATGTTAAAATACAAAAGTTGAGTTCATAAGTTTATTAGAGTAAGTAGGGATTACATGTCAACATCGAAAATTTTAAGAGGTACGTTTATCCTAACGATGGGAACAATGCTTTCTCGTGCGTTAGGATTATTATACATTATTCCATTTTACAATTTAGTAAAAGAGGATGGAGGAGCATTATATACATACGCGTATATTCTTTATTCCGTAGCATTAAGTATATCAACTCTTGGTCTTCCTTTAGCGGTTTCTAAATTTGTTGCGAAATATAATGCTTTAGAGGAGTATAAGGTTGGTAGAAAACTATTTTCATCTGGTTTAATTATAATGGGAGCTATGGGTGTAATATCCTTTTTAGGGTTATTCTTATTAGCGCCACAGCTAGCACCGTTAATTATTAAAGACGTTGAAGATTCCGCTAATTCCATTGAAGATGTAGTTTATGTCATACGAATGGTCAGTTTTGCTTTATTACTCGTTCCGATTATGAGTATGATACGAGGATTTTTCCAAGGACATGAGTCGATGGGACCAACTGCATTATCTCAAGTTGTGGAACAAATTGTCCGTATTGCGTTTCTATTAGGTGGAGCGTATGTTGTTCTTCATTTACTTGATGGAGATATACAAACGGCAGTAGGAATGGCTACATTTGCTGCCTTCGTAGGAGCTTTAGCAGGTTTAGCTATTCTCGTGTGGTATTGGATAAAAAGAAGGGCGTATTTGGATGCATTATTAGAAAAGGATAAAGGTACCGTTAATTTATCGATTAAATCGATGTATAAAGAGCTTCTATTGTACGCTGGGCCATTTGTGTTTGTTGGACTAGCGCTACCACTATATCAATTGGTAGATATGTTTACTTTTAACCATGCAATGGCTCAAATAGGTTTAACAAAAGTTTCAGAAGAAGCTTTTGGCATGATAAATACGTATGGGCAAAAATTAGTCATTATCCCGGTAACGTTAGCAACATCGTTCGCATTAACTTTAATACCGGCGATAACGAAGTCATATCAACTTGATGACCAACAAGTATTACAAAAGCAAATAAGTAAAACGTTGCAGATTCTTTTATTCTTAACAGTACCAGCATGTGTTGGCTTATCTGTTTTAGGTGGCCCTGCATATGCAGCATTTTTTGATTATAGAGAGCTTGGTGGCTATTTACTTTCATGGTTTGCGCCAGTGGCTATTCCCTTGGCTGTCTTTACAGTTACAGCTTCTATTTTACAAGGCATTAACAAGCAGAAACATACTGTTTACAGCTTAATTATTGGGTTATCATTAAAGCTTAGTTTGAATTATGTATTCATTCTTTGGTTTAATGCAGAAGGTTCAATTATAGCAACAGGGATCGGTTATTCAGCAAGTTGTGCTTATAATTTATGGGTCATTAAAAAATACGCTAATTTTGATTACTCATTTGTAGCAAGAAGATTTTTATTGATGGCAATCTTTAATATGGCAATGCTATTAACAGTGTTACTAACTAGTTCACTAATTCAGGGAGTTATCCCTTATAGTGAAGGAAGAATGTACGCCATTTTGTTCTTACTAATTTGTGCGACAGTTGGCGCAGGAGTTTACTTGTATTTGAGTTACAAATCAACACTACTTTACTATTTACTTGGTGATCGAATTCGCTTTTTAAGAAAGCAAAAAGAGGTCTCGTAAACGAGGCCTCTTTTTCCCTACATATTAAAGGTTAATAAGGTGATGAACCAAAACCTAATTGTCTTTCTAAACGAGTTACTCTACGTGTTAAGTTATTAACTTGGCGCTCTAACTGTTGGTTCTGACGTTCTAATCTGTTTAAACGACGGTTTATGTCAGCTAAGCCACCACCAGGTCCAGGAAAACCAGGTCCTCCTCCAGGTCCACCTGAAAATCCTATTCCGATGCCACCAGCACCTGGGATAGGAATAAATGAAGTTCCAACTTGTTGACGATAATGCATGACATACATTCCTCCTTTGTTTTGCATGAAACATTTCTATATAGTGTATGAAATAAGGATAAGAGCGGAATCCGCACATGCCTATTTTAAAAAACTAGGACATTAAAGGAGAGATAAGTAAGTGAGAATGGACAAATTATTAGCCAATAGTGGTTATGGAACGCGAAAAGAAGTGAAGAAATTATTAAAAAGTGGCGTCGTTAAGGTTGACGGAAAAGTAGAAAAAGATGCGAAAAAACACGTTGAACCGGACACACAAAATGTAGAGGTTCATGGTGAGATTGTTGAGTATAAAGAATTTATCTATCTAATGATGAACAAACCTCCAGGAATATTATCTGCAACAGAGGACCGATCGCAACAAACGGTTGTCGATATTTTAGAAGAGAAAGATCAATTATTTTCGCCTTTTCCAGTAGGTAGACTTGATAAAGATACAGAAGGACTTTTACTATTAACAAATGATGGTCAACTTTCTCACTCGTTATTGTCACCTAAAAAGCATGTTCCTAAAACTTATTATGCAGTTATACTAGGCGAAGTAACGAATGAAGATATTATAGCTTTTAAAAATGGTGTTACGTTAGATGACGGATACCTAACAATGCCTGCAGACTTAACTATTTTATCTTCAGGGAATCAATCGGAAATAGAATTAGTAATAAAAGAAGGTAAGTTCCATCAAGTAAAAAGAATGTTTGAATCAGTTGGGAAAAAGGTTACTTACTTAAAACGTATACAAATGGGAGATTTACCGTTAGATGAAACGTTAGAGTTAGGCGAATATAGAGAGCTAACAGACGAGGAAGTAGAAGTATTAAGAAATAGCAATTTATAATAGAAAGGAGCTAGCATTTTAACATGCTGGCTCCTGTTTTTATATTTAGGCAACTTTTTTTACTGGTTGCTCTGCGTTTTTATTTGTAAATAAAAGATTAGCAGATATTAATCTTTCACGTACTAAAATTCCGATCCATGCTGCTAACACAGCTTTAATGACACCACCGATTAAAAACGGAGTAAAACCAGCTGTCATCGCAGCACCTAGGCTTAATTGGTAAGAATAAGCTAACCAAGCTGTTCCAATTGTTAATGGAATAAATATAGCGATCGTATTTGCAATTAAAGCTTGAATAAATGTAAAAGATGTTTTTTGTAAGTACCATCCAATAAACAATGCTGTTGGAATAAATGCAACTAAATATCCTCCAGTTGGTCCAACAATGATAGAAAGTCCTGCTTTCATTTGTGCAAAAACAGGTACTCCTGCGGCACCGATTAATAAATATAAAATAATAGCATAAGTGCCATAACGTGCCCCGAGAATAGTTGCTGCTAATCCGATTGCTAGCGTTTGGCCTGTAATTGGTACAGGTGAGAATGGCAATGGAATTGATAATTGTGCTAATACCCCAGTGATTGCTGCGAACAATGCAACGATAATCATTGTTCTTAATTT is drawn from Bacillus alkalisoli and contains these coding sequences:
- a CDS encoding pseudouridine synthase, giving the protein MRMDKLLANSGYGTRKEVKKLLKSGVVKVDGKVEKDAKKHVEPDTQNVEVHGEIVEYKEFIYLMMNKPPGILSATEDRSQQTVVDILEEKDQLFSPFPVGRLDKDTEGLLLLTNDGQLSHSLLSPKKHVPKTYYAVILGEVTNEDIIAFKNGVTLDDGYLTMPADLTILSSGNQSEIELVIKEGKFHQVKRMFESVGKKVTYLKRIQMGDLPLDETLELGEYRELTDEEVEVLRNSNL
- a CDS encoding BaiN/RdsA family NAD(P)/FAD-dependent oxidoreductase, giving the protein MKYDVVIIGGGPSGLMAAIAAAEQKVKVLLIDKGNKLGRKLAISGGGRCNVTNRLPVEEIIKHIPGNGRFLYSAFSEFSNEDIIRFFEGLGIELKEEDHGRMFPVTDKAQSVVDALISLLKKLKVDIRTNTPVKTVDYKDGMVDSVLLKDGERILTSAVVIAVGGASVPHTGSTGDGYAWAEKAGHTITELFPTEVPLTSSEPFIKAKELQGLSLRDVALSVLNPKGKIVKTHQMDMIFTHFGISGPAVLRCSQYVVKTMKKFNVNKVTVSLDVLPYQNEENVFQEVNKRLKEDAKKAVKNSLKGLVPERYLLFLLEQSEIDAQALGSTVSQEKMREFSKACKQFQFFVNGTLPLEKAFVTGGGVSVKEIHPKEMSSKLTEGLYFCGEILDIHGYTGGYNITSALVTGRLAGLNAGKKAASLRSYY
- a CDS encoding putative polysaccharide biosynthesis protein codes for the protein MSTSKILRGTFILTMGTMLSRALGLLYIIPFYNLVKEDGGALYTYAYILYSVALSISTLGLPLAVSKFVAKYNALEEYKVGRKLFSSGLIIMGAMGVISFLGLFLLAPQLAPLIIKDVEDSANSIEDVVYVIRMVSFALLLVPIMSMIRGFFQGHESMGPTALSQVVEQIVRIAFLLGGAYVVLHLLDGDIQTAVGMATFAAFVGALAGLAILVWYWIKRRAYLDALLEKDKGTVNLSIKSMYKELLLYAGPFVFVGLALPLYQLVDMFTFNHAMAQIGLTKVSEEAFGMINTYGQKLVIIPVTLATSFALTLIPAITKSYQLDDQQVLQKQISKTLQILLFLTVPACVGLSVLGGPAYAAFFDYRELGGYLLSWFAPVAIPLAVFTVTASILQGINKQKHTVYSLIIGLSLKLSLNYVFILWFNAEGSIIATGIGYSASCAYNLWVIKKYANFDYSFVARRFLLMAIFNMAMLLTVLLTSSLIQGVIPYSEGRMYAILFLLICATVGAGVYLYLSYKSTLLYYLLGDRIRFLRKQKEVS
- a CDS encoding rhodanese-like domain-containing protein, whose protein sequence is MSNIPEITTEDLKKKLETGEDVLLVDVREDEEVEMGMIPNAKHIKMGDIPANLDKLDKEKEYVFICRSGRRSENVCAYLQDQGYKVRNMVGGMLEWEGEVK
- a CDS encoding sporulation protein Cse60, yielding MIQIKVFDEEHEKDLEEKVNYFLRGIADRDLVDIKYQISCIGEENDQIYCFSAMVIYRA
- a CDS encoding DUF3450 domain-containing protein, which codes for MHYRQQVGTSFIPIPGAGGIGIGFSGGPGGGPGFPGPGGGLADINRRLNRLERQNQQLERQVNNLTRRVTRLERQLGFGSSPY
- a CDS encoding biotin transporter BioY, producing MSKEQLKLRTMIIVALFAAITGVLAQLSIPLPFSPVPITGQTLAIGLAATILGARYGTYAIILYLLIGAAGVPVFAQMKAGLSIIVGPTGGYLVAFIPTALFIGWYLQKTSFTFIQALIANTIAIFIPLTIGTAWLAYSYQLSLGAAMTAGFTPFLIGGVIKAVLAAWIGILVRERLISANLLFTNKNAEQPVKKVA